The region TATCTGTGCTATAAAATGATTAATTGTAATAGCTGTAAGTTGGTGTGTAACTGtataaaaaccacaaaagacaCAGGCAAATTGTTGGCAAATTCTCTTTTTATGTCCTCTTTCCGCCACAAAAAGACCCTGAGACAATACCTTTCCCTCCTTTGTGAAGCCTTGCTAGACTATACAAGAGCAAAATGTTATTGGTTGTCATTATAACAACTGGCACATCAGTATAATACTACTTTCGTGGCATCTTTTAATCTTAACaccttgggatttttttttttaaaagcaagcagatAGCTATTACTACTTGTCTCCCCTGGAAGTGCAGCCAATAGATGTTCTAGCAAAAAGCTGAGAGGTAAGAATCTGACTGGTGGGggtttgggaggttttttttttgtttgttattagTGGTTCAGGGAGTAGATTATAATTTCACGAATAGAGGAGTGGTACTTCTGGGAACGGAGGTGGGAGCAGACTCCTAAGTAAGCACAGGCCATCAggattttggggttttgctttgtattttgaagACTCCCTTTGTCACTGGATTTTTCTAGCCTTGGAGCAATGCTTTGGTTCAGCGTTGGCTGAAAGGATGTGAAtcatttttcctgcttcctgcaGCAATTGAAACTGCAGTCCCGTTGTTACCGAGTCaccctgcctggctgtgctctGTAGTTGCTAGCGTGGTCACAGCTAAGGAGCCAAGTGCTGCTGATAACACACTGcagcaaaaaaagcagctgcataGACCTGTTGGTTGGCTTGGTTGTCCCTGTTGTCTGTATGATggtgctgctctgggcagctgcTTCCATGCATACTAACAGGGCACATAAGGTATGATGTGGGAGTAATTGTGCCCTTTGGGTTTTATAACCCCCTTTTTGAGACCAAGTACATTCAGGAGCTTTCCAAATTGTGTCACTTCATATAAAGCTTTCTGGGAACTACAGGACATCCTGGGCGCTCTGTACAGGCATCCCAAAGCTCCCAGGAGCACACTGTTGCTTGCTTGTAGGTTGCTATCTTGGACTTCTCTGGAAATTTGTGTTATTAAGAAACTGCTGGTTTAGTGGAGGGGTTAGTTAGTGGGAGGCCGGCAGCTGCTATGACAGTAGCAGCCACTCAGTAGAGATTTACTCCAGAATCCTAGGTTTTGGTAAGAAACTGAGCATTCCCTCtgcctggatgaggggattcaATTATGCTTGTTTTCTGACCGGTTCATCTGCTCAtgtgaaggagagaaagaacCTGGACCAGACTCAGATGTGTGTAATGTAGTCTCGGACTCCTGGTACTCTGCAGGCATCTGCTGCGGGTCTGCTGATCGGCAAAGGAATCTGTGTATGTTGTTTTGGAAGGGGGCAATGTGTAGGTAGATACCACCTGTGTTGGGGATCAGCTGTCAGTAATGAAGACACCCTTGTTTTAAGAAGGCTGGTCATACACACCAACCAGCACTTGCAGGCCCAAAGGAGTCAAATTCGTTAGAGATTTGTGTGACTGAGGCATATGGGTGCTGTGAACAACCTCTCTGAGTTGGTGGAAAAGCTTGATGGGGCTGATAATGGAGTTGATGTCTCTTCTGTTGTCCCCCTGCCTCTGGAATCTGTGGAACACCAATTGCAAAGGCTGTTGCATGGTGACAGTAGAAGGGATTTTATCGTGATTTTGCTTAGCAAAGATTGGTTCTGGTGAACTCAGTTTAGGGAGAATGAAATTCTAAAGTTTTGCTAATGTGTGTCTCAGGCACAAATGGTCCAAGCCCCAAAACACGGTGAGGCTTCCACAGGGACCACTGGAAGCTGAAAGCCATTTTGAAACACATAGCTGAGTGGATATGCAGGTTCCATGTGGTGCCCAGtgatttctctttcccctcaATGGGCACGTAATTTTAAGGATACTTTTAAAGAGTGTCTCTGTGGTGGTGATTTTAAATTAGGCTGCTTTACTTTGTACTTAAAAGGTCTAGGATCTTTGCAGAGTTCAGCTAAGGGAGACTGAATCTGGGCAATTCCTGAAGCTATCTGCAAACATATGTTTGAAGATGCCCTAGGTCTGCACTTCCCCAGATACACAGGAAAACTACTCATCATGCTTTCAACCTATGTTTTAGCCTGAGATCAATATGAAAACTAAAAAACCACAAATTGAGGTAATTTTATACTTAGGAAATCTTAGGCCAGAAGGGATCAGCTAATACAATTGCTTGTACGTTGTTGTTTTACTAAGTAGTTTTTGTTTGTAACCAAAGCAACTTGTATTTGCTTCTGGAAAGATGCTCTTTTTCACTTGACCTGATTACATTTAGAAGCAGCCatgtatttgctttctcttgtgTCTAATTTcaatctttttccttctcatttcaaACACCTTGGACCCACTATCTAGCTTTTGGCATTTAAGGCTCTGCTTTATTGGATTAAAAGACCTTTTGAACCCATGAGCAATATAACACATGTATAATATAACATATGTGGCATAACTAAATCACCCTCATTCATAATCTTATTTAACTAAATTAAGCTTAAAGTCTCTTGCTGTAAAGtgtattttcatgtttgaaTGCTTTCTGCACcagctttgattttttgttttaaccttCTTAAAATGCAGTGCAATAAATTGCACTTGCtgaaaacaataatgaaatgCTAATGTACAGGGGGCTAAATATCCCGTGGAAGGAGAGagactattttttcccctttttctttagCTCAGCTCATGCAGAACCCTGAGAGGCTTAAAGTGCACAATTTTGTGACACTATCCATTTAGATAACTATGGACTCAGGAAATCTCTGTAATAAAGAATATAAATGCAACTTGGAACCAGGGATCTcatgcaagaaaatgaaaatgtctcaGGAAGCAAAGGAAGGATAGGGTTCTGGTTAAGCCAGCCAGATTGGTTTGATCCTCGAGTTTTCCATGTGCTTCCTGCATGATCTTGTTCAAACTATTGCACCTGTCTGTGGAGCAAGATGATGTTCTCCTCCCGGGTCCCATCTGTACTGGCTTGTTGGTTTCCATGCTCCAAGTGAGCATGGCCCAAACCGTGGCTGGTGGGCCAAACTCAGCAGGGGACATGCTGTTTGGCCCAGCTGTTTTCATcagcagagagacagaagaGCTGCTTGGGCAAAAGTCTTGGTGTGTTCCAAAAGCTGAACACTGGAATTAACACCCCATGTGTCTGCACTCATATCCCTGCAGGGTGGAGGAGTAGTTAGGGCTGGAGACCTGCTTCTGtgtatgtgtgcgtgtgtgcacaTAGCTGATGCTTGGAGGTGGGGCCATAAATTGGGAAATCCTAAAACTGAGCTCCAGCAGCTAGAGGGTCAGGTGTCAAGACTGGACGGCCCCTTGGGGATTTTATCTGTGGAGAGTTTACCATAAGGTGGCAAGTCCTCCCAGCTGACCAGGTCTAACAAGGAGCAGTTTTCCCCTGCAACAGGTGTGAGTAACTGACATgcaaagagaggggaaaatgaGCCCTTCTTTCTATTATTCTTCAACTGCATATCAAACAAGAGTCCTCCTGTTAGTGTGCTGCTCCTCTCTCCTTTACAAGGCAGTGCACTGTCAGATCAGATAGTCTGTTTGTATTACTTTGGaatggaaaagaataaaggCAGTTTCTGTAAAGAAGGACTTGAAAAGGCTTCACTGGTTTTTCATCAGAGCTGCTGGAAACCTTCCTCCCCCCAcactgccccttccccagccccagccccaaaaTGTTCACCTCTTCCTGCCTTTGTCAGGGAAGTGTCAGATTTTACACCTTTGCAGTAAGGtacagaaatgcaaatggaGAAATCCAGCAACACCTAATCAGAGGATGTAAACTTTCTGTGAACCTAAtttgtggatttaaaaaaaaaaaagccttattgataacacatttctaaaatgcttttgacactttttaaaaaactcctATTAGGACTGCTTTGAcctggctttttcttttaatacaggACTGAGAAGTGGCCAGGGGAGAGGCTTGTTATCCCTCGGCTGTGGCTCTTCCTAACCATCCCAGCTTTGGGAGAACAGCTGGCCAGGCAGGCCAGCAAGCTCACAGCCCCTCGGCATGCAGCAGCGGTGATGTGATGTGCCCAGGTCTCCAGCTGTTGTGGCAGATGTGCAGGTTGCTGTGTGGGCCCACCAGCCTGTGAAGGTTATCCCAGGTGTGGGAAGTACAAAAGCACTTGCAGCAATATGCATAGGAATGGGAAAGGGAGCAGGTAAACAGGGAAGGCCAGCTTTAACTCTGATTCTCCAGGGCCAATACAGGAAAAATCAAGCAGCacatctgcagtgctgcttACCAGAGGTGATTCTGCTGCTACCCACCCCTCCCAGATCCACTGCTGAACCTAGGCTGGCACTTTTATGTTGACTTTTGGCTTTCATTCTGTCACTGAAGTGTCAGGATTTGCACTTGCTTTCACAGGAGAGTTAAAGAAGAGCCCTAACCCAGGGGTCTTTCATCTCATGGAAATGAAGCCAAGCTGAGCTATCTCCTGgtgttcctgcagcagcagagggttgaagcagctgtgctggccCAGGAATGGCCCTGGATGTCACACCCGAAGACAGCCAGCTCAGGCAAGTGTCTGCAGCCTAATGCTGCTGTATGTCTGAGTGCTGTTGTGAGCCACAGGCTGGGCTGTGGCTGCTGTTGTCACATTAAGGAAACAGGCTGTGGCTTTATCTCCCTCTTGAGAGTACCTTACAGAAAAAGGAGCTTTTTCTAGATGTTAAAACCAAGAGACTCTGTCTATGTTAATGCTGCTGTGTGTAAGGTGTGAACTGCCCTTGGTGATTGGCAAGGTGCTGTTATCTGGGCTAATTAAGCAGAAGAGAAGTGTCAAACCCTATGTGATACCCAAGGGAAAGAGCTTTACAAAAAAGTAAATCTGGTCTTGTGCTGGGCCTAGAGGTGCAGGCTTAGTCCAGGAGGTCATCTTGTGTGTTGGGTGTTACTTTTAGTGCAAGTGTCCTGAGCTCCACTTTCATTTACACTTCAAAATACTAACCTCCCTCCCTAAAGAAGAAAGGTCACCACAGAAGATCTTACCTCCCTCTGCTGAGCTGGTTTTTGCCCTTCTCCCTCCAGTTCAAAGGGAATTTAACACAAAAGGGGGTAAAATCTGATGGCCATCTTTGAATAAGAACACCCACCTCAGgtaacttaaagaaaaatacaaaggagAGGTCTTGCCAGTATCttagtttccatttttattattccatAGGGTTGTTAACAAAAGTTACACATCTAGTCCCTTTGTAGTTAGGTTGCTTCCTTTCTTGCTTGTTCTGTGTTTGGGAACTTCAATGTATTAAGGAACTTTACaatcctttttgttttactctttACAATGACAGTTCCCCAAAAGGTATTATCACAGCACAAATAACCTGGCATCTCCCAAAAGCAAGAACAGGGGAGGTGTCAAACCTCATGTACAAGACTGCTGAAGGTTACCACCCAGCCCCCtaggaacattttttaaaaattattttaaagaatacttTCTAAATCCATTGCACACGCTATTTAACTTTGCATTCAAgtgtgcaaaaaaaaccccaaaacaaacccactccaaacaaccaaaaccccaaactgctGTGAAGTCATGCCCTAGGACAGGATTTGCCTAGCACTTCTGAAGTTAGAACTGCAGATGTGTGAGCACACCTTCAGATGGGAGATCAGGTAGAGTAGGTTTGAGACTGGCATCCAGATAAACTAGCCCAGAAATCTGTGGCCTCAGATCAACCCTAGACCAGTATGACCTTGCTCACTGTAATAACTTAAGTGTCTTTGGGtgttaaacaaaagaaacatttgaatTCCAATACTTGAGCTAACAATGCTTAGTACAAGAATTAAGTGCTTAATTACCAGCATTGTTTCCACAACATATACATACTTTTGTTAACAACAgggaactgtatttttaatagggaactgtatttttaaagtagttaGAAGTGTATCACACTCTACAATACATGCAATCAGTTGTGAATTCAGTGTTTTTTattaaagcttaaaaataaaaaacatttgacACCCTAATATACATAAAGTCATGATAAACTCAGATATGCTAAAAGCAAAATGTGCATAAACACACCCATTTCTAAAAGGCACCCTGCCACCAATCTTTTAAATGTTCATCTAAATCCAATAGGTTTCTAGTTTTCCTTCACTGAAGGTGAGAGTCTAGGCTGCTACAGAGTACAGATGCTAACCACACCAACCCCTTTCAGGGATCTTTGCTACCACTAGAACACTTAAAACTGTGCATGCAGACTGATCTGAGCTTCTCATGGAATTAACCGTCATGATTTCAAATGCAGAAGGGCTTTTTCTTAAAAGGTAGTGATATTTTGGCCACTTAATTGGGCCAAGAGAAAGTGACAGGGTTATAAAATAACTGCTGCATATCCACCAAAGAGCTTTGCTACTAAAAGCcaactccctcctccccccatcccctcaTAAAAAACAACCCCTAAAGTTACAAAAtgccacacacacacgcacatacacACGGATGAAATGTTAACACATTTAGCTATTAGCCTGTCAGCGTCTGACAGCATAAGAGTGCCATTGATGCAGTCCTAAAAGGCAGTGATGCCAGCCGCACACAGGGGTGGGTGACCCCCGCACTGCTCAGAGGGGAGCGTGGGCCTGGCTGCTCTCCCCACTAGGTAGCTAGGCGTTGACTCCTGCGCCCTCCTGTTACCAGGGTCTCCACATGGATTTGGGTAAGTTAGGTGAAGGGAGGCCCTGCGTCCGGGCAGCGTCCAGTCCGTCGGTGGAGGTCTGGCCTGGCTCGGCCTCCGCCTCATCCGAGTCAGAGCAGGTCTCTTCACTGGGGCAAGGCGAGGGTGCCGAGGCGGGGAGAGCGAGGCCCAGGGCGCCCTCGGCCGCTGGTGCCAGGGCCTCGCTGGCAGGCCAGGGGCCCAGGCTGGGATCTGCCAAAACGTCCGCAATCAAGTCCGGGAAGCCGCCGTCGTTGAGGGGCATGGACTCCAGCAGGTGGTTGAGCAGCTCGGCGGCCGTGGTGGCGTCGATGCCGGGGCAGCTGGAGACGAAGGTGTGCACCTCGTGCATGCACTGGATGTAGCCGGCGGCGAAGCGCTCGCTGGCCTCGCGGTGCAGCCGCCCGCCCTCTGCGCCGCGGGAGACAGAGAGGGGAGCGGGGTGAGGCGCGGGCGCGGCGAGGCGCGGGCCGGACCCCGccggacccccccccccccccgccggcacTCACCGAGGGCGCGGCGCTCCAGCACGGCCTGCACCCGCCGCACCGTCAGCTCCAGCACCTCCGCGTTCTCCAGCTTCGCCTGGAACTGAGCCGGGGCGCCGCGGCCGTcagcgcggccccgccgcgccgcaccggcctccatcctccctccctccccgccgcctCACCTCGCTGTCGGCCAGCAGCGCCCGCAGTTCCTGCAGGCTTTCGTTGATCCGCGCCCGGCGCTTCTTCTCCACCAGCGGCTTCCTCGTCTGCGGGGACAACACCTCCGTcagcccgccgcccgcccggcccccccGACCCCCAAGCCGGTGTCGCTCACCCTCCTATCGGCGCCGTccccccgcggcgggcggcccTTGCCGGGGCGGAAGGAGGGCGCCATGGCACGGGTGGGCAGCAGGACCCGTGCTCCCCGCCTCGACTCCGCGTCGCGCCActccccgccccgcgccgccatTCTTATAGCCTTCGATTTGCATGTCAATGAGCCCATTGGCCGCGCCGCGCGAGCAGCCGCCGGAGCGTTGGCCGAACGGGCCAATGGCAGGCGGGCGCTTTGTCtgcgccggggcggggcgggcacCCGCCAGCCTGTGGTTGCCGCCGGCCGCCGCGCTGCCCGCCGGCCGCTGCCGGCATTGTTAGCGGGGCCCGGTGCGGGCACGGCCCCGCCGCTCGGGCCGGGGCTCCCCGCGTCCCACGGGGCTTGGAGGGGCCCAGTGGGCCGCGTCCCCTGCCTGCCGCgcggcagctcctgctgcagcgtcGAAGCGCTGGGGCACATGGGtcaccccaaaccccccagCCCTTGCCATCTACCCGTCCAAAGCCTTGGAAAACGCGTGTGGGGGGTGATGTTATCAGCCGGAGAGTGCACTCGAGGCCATCGACGCCCCTCGCCACCGGCAGCACACGCGATTgcggctgcaggcagggacggCCGGGCACAAGCAACAGCCTTGGCACGAAAGAGCCTGATGCGTCGCTGAGCTGGAAACCAGCAGGGTCTGAGCATGCAGAGCTGGCCATGGGCCTGGTCCCTTTGTCCTGTCCCAATCCAAATGGATGGAGGGGCTTTTAAAGTTGGGCCCTCTTGCGACTCTGTGGTGTTTGGGTGTCCGCCCGGGAGGACATGCTCGTTTCAGTCCCTGTAGCAGTGCAGCGCTAGCTCCACGGCCGTTCTCTGCCATTTGGCCGAGTTGGGTCTGCGCACCCCCTTCCCAGCCCGGGGGGGCTGCTGGCCTGCCTGGTGGCCATGGGTTAGCTGCGCCCTGAATGCTTGGTGCAGTCCCTGGGCATGTGGCAGCCCTCCGCCTCCTGTGGCTGAAAGAGCTGGGCAGGCCAGCTTTGTGCGGGTAACTTGATGCTGATGACAGTTGGCAGCTGCAGTTCCCCCAGCCGACTGAGGCAAATAAAAGCATTAGGGCTCGTCCCCGAGGAGAGCGACAGGTGTTTGCTCCCgcttctttgtttcctttcttttatttgcctTGCTAATGCATGTCATATTTTTACTGCCCAAGGAAACGGGAGACGCATCCCCCGCTTGAATCGACATCACTGGTGTGGAGCTCCATGCTTGCTGCCCTGTACGTGTACAGCATGGACCCCCTCCCGCGATGGCATACCCTTGTTCATTTTACCATCAAAACCCCAGGTAAGACCCTCTGGTTCTGGGGGTGCTGGAGTTTTCCTTGCTGAGAGGTGCAGTGTGAGTTGGTGTGCCCACAGCTGCACAGGGACCCCCGGGAGCTCTATTACTTTTTATTGATCTGTGTAGGTTGGTGTCTGACTTGTCCCACGTGGTCCAGCAGGTAATGGCACATGTGCTGAGAAAGGCCGGGTTAGCTCTTAGTCTCACCATTACTTAATGCTGTGTTTCATCTTCAAAGTGCCGTATAAACATCCGTGCCTGCAATATGCTAATCGTGTCTGATAAAAGAGCAAACCGGGATAGAGATATTCAGCACCATCTCTCTTGGCCATCGCAGGGGAACGCGTCAGAGATGAAGCAGGCACAGGGGATGTCTTGGCTGGAGACCTAAGCTTAGACTGGTCTGCTTTTACTATCACAATGGAcaggagattttattttcaaaaaggcTATTCTGTTACGTTTCTGGTATTTTACAGCAATGATGCTTGGGTTTTGGGAAAGAGTTTGCTCTGTAGGTGACACGTTTCATTGCACCAGGCAGGGCAGAGTGGGATGTACCTGGGGCTGGATGACTAAATCTGTCCTTCCATTTCTGATGTACCCAATGCTCCGTGATATGTAAACTGGCTCATCCTTTTTAATGATGCCATTAATGCAGGCTaagcagaaatgctgtttaGGCTAGGCACATAACATTTTGGTCTTTAAGCAAGTAAAGGCACTTGTAACTGTATTTTGTGTATAGTTTATTCATAGTTAGCCtaaatgggagagaaaaaagaccATTGTATGGGCACAAACTACAGCAAAGTAAAGGGTGTTACGATTCTGAAGGAGCCATCTTTGTCCTGAACCAAAACTAGTCATGTAAGGTCAGCAGAAACATATAAAACACACGaatacacacaaatatacatttatataatgTGTGGTAACACACTGAATGTATGTGACCACATGGTAAAAGATGGACTCTAACAGTTTGTGAGCTTGTTTTGTCTTCAGAGAAAGCTTAGCTTTTTCTAGCATATGTAATCAGAGATGCTCAAATGGTGCGTTTTACACTGGTGTAAATTCTGCTGGTTTACACAAGCAACGTTGCACCGTTGTGGTTGCAGACACAGCCCCCAAATCTGTCAGGCTTCTGTACTGCAATTatttgtatcatttgtgtttcacAGCTAACATAGGTTAGAGATGCTGCAGCGTTAATCTAGGAAAATGTGAAGTGAAGGAGCTCCCAAATTTGCCTCAGTTGTGGTTCAGATGTGCAAGGACTTGGGTGATAAAATGCTGATGGCTGCTGAACAGCAATGATTTCTCATAAGCCTCGGATCTGCATGGTTTGGAGCAGTAGGGAGCCACAGGCACAGGGTGAGGACGTCTGGATGCACAAGAAGAGGAGACTCCAGCAGTGACTAGCAAAGCTTGGCCAAGAATGGCCGGAGAGAGTTATAGCCTTGGCTATAACACCCAGTTTCTGTTCTGACTTGGTGGGTGCTGATGGCAAGGTATTTTACACATTGCTAGGTCTTGCTCTGCAGTAtgcctttttgtcttttctttgaaaagctgtAGGTCAAATGAACTGACAAATGCTGGAGCTATTTGTGctggacattaaaaatgtatgtgcCATAAATATCAGGGCATTACTTGAGCTGCCATTCTGGAGGAAGAAGCCACTGCAGGCGATCTGCTCTAGCCCACAGGGCTCATGTGATATTTTTGTGCCACTTTAAACAAGCTCCGTCACGTCAGGTGAAGCAATTCATGATAACCTCATGCGTTTTAATGGAAAAGTTAACTGCAATCTAGTAACAGAAAATGCTCCTTAGATACCTTGTCTTATACCTTAGTGCTTGTCCATGCATGGTGGTTCCTGAAGGAGATTTCGGTAAACCCATCCACTTAGCCATATCGTTCTTTCCAGGTTAaagccatcctgctgtctgctGATGGGGAGGTGTATGGGCACTGCTTTCTCCTGCATGGAGAGTGGGAGTTTAACCTTTTCTAGAGCAGGGAGCTCTGTCCTGCCAGAGGCTGGTGCTCCCACACATGATATAAATTACAGTTTAGCTGAGGAGTAGCATGGTTTTAGGGGAGACAATGGGATTAGTGTCTCACTGCATGTGTTT is a window of Phalacrocorax aristotelis chromosome 7, bGulAri2.1, whole genome shotgun sequence DNA encoding:
- the LOC142059939 gene encoding transcription cofactor HES-6-like, whose translation is MAARGGEWRDAESRRGARVLLPTRAMAPSFRPGKGRPPRGDGADRRTRKPLVEKKRRARINESLQELRALLADSEFQAKLENAEVLELTVRRVQAVLERRALEGGRLHREASERFAAGYIQCMHEVHTFVSSCPGIDATTAAELLNHLLESMPLNDGGFPDLIADVLADPSLGPWPASEALAPAAEGALGLALPASAPSPCPSEETCSDSDEAEAEPGQTSTDGLDAARTQGLPSPNLPKSMWRPW